Sequence from the Physeter macrocephalus isolate SW-GA unplaced genomic scaffold, ASM283717v5 random_998, whole genome shotgun sequence genome:
GACCTGCGGCAGGTGGGTGGGCTCCTCCCAGTCCATAGGTGAGAAGGCAGAGGCTCGATGCCGCTGGCCCTGTGGCAATGGCTACTCCGTGCCTGTCCCCACCCCGGGGACCCTGCCTGGGTCTCTCGCCCCAATGCCCCGCACAGTCTCCTGGAGTGGCACACGTGGTCCACAGCAGCGCCCGGGAGGGCAGGTGTGACCGTGTCCACCCCTCGACCCTGGGGTGCTCCCCTGGGGCTGTGGCATTCAAGGGGATCCCCAGGGCGCCGCGCATGGCATGAGGTGGGCTGGGGCCATGGGACCCCGCTGACTTCCACCCGGCAGGCCACGCGGACCCCTAGCCGGAGCGAGGCGGGCCTGGAGCTGCTCACGGCCTACTACAATCAGCTGTGTTTCCAGGAGGCGCGCTTTGTCACCCCTGCCAGGAGCCTGGGGCTGCTGTTCCACTGgtaggggcggggcggggtggggcggggggcggcggccGCTTCTGATACCCCGGCTTCTCGTGAGGGCTCTGCCCAGCCTGACCCGACCCTGCAGGTACGACTCGCTGACGGGGGTTCCGGCCCAGCAGCGGGCCCTGGCCTTCGAGAAGGGCAGCGTGCTCTTCAACATCGGCGCCCTCCACACCCAGATCGGGGCTCGCCAGGACCGCTCCTGCCCCGAGGGCACCAGCAGTGCTGTGGAGGCCTTTCAGAGGGCTGCGGGTGAGAGCCGCCCAGGGCTGGCGCCCCAGCTGTGCCTGCGTGGTCCTCGCTTCCAGGCGTGAGGGGCAGAGCCTTCTCTGTGGCCAGAGCTAGGGGCCCAGTACGATGGCCCCTCGCCCGAGGGGTCACACGCACAGGCCCTCTGTGGGGCGCAGAGGGTGCTCCCCAACCAGGGCCGAGCacacggggcgggggtggggcggccCCGCTGTGCCACcctgagccccctccccctcGCAGGGGCCTTCAGCCTCCTGAGGGAGAACTTCTCCCACGCGCCCAGCCCCGACATGAGCCCCGCCTCACTCTCCATGCTGGAGCAGCTCATGACCGCCCAGGCCCAGGAGTGCGTCTTCGAGGGCCTCTCGCTGCAGGCCCCCGTGGCCCCCCCTGACTGCCTGGCCCAGCTCCGCCTGGCTCAGGAGGCCGCCCAGGTGAGGGCGGGAAGCCCGGCCAAGCTGCGGTGTCTCAGCGGGCAGCAGGGCCTGGGTCGAGGGTGCCGGCTGGAGCTTAGGAGCAGAGCCAGGGTCTGGGCCGGCGGTGGGGGGGCCGGGTGCAGGGTCTCCTGTAGGGCCCCAAAGCCGGCTGTCAACCCCGAGGTCCCGAGTCCCCGCCTCTGGGGCGACACCGATCAGGGCGGCAACGGGGCCCTGCCCCTGAGCCCAGCCTGGCGTGGGGCAGGGCCGCTGGGCCTTTGGTCGAGGCAAAGccccagggtggggagaggcGGGGGCCCAGGCCGCTGGGCTCGCGGGAGGCCCCACCGTCCTGCCGTGTGCGCCAGCAGGTGGCGGCCGAGTACCGGCTGGCACACCAGACCATGGCCCAGCCGCCCGTCCAGGACTACGTGCCCTTCCCCTGGACCACCCTGGTGCACGTGAAGGCCGAGTACTTCCGCGCCCTGGCCCACTACCACGCGGCCCTGGCCCTGTGTGACGGCGCCCGTGAGTGCCCCGCCCCGCATGCCCCTGTGCCGGCAGGGCCCCACCGGCGCCTCACCGCCCTCTCTGACCCCCAGCGGTGGCAGAGGCGGAGCTTCCAGCCCTCGAGCAGATCTTCCTCGGGCTCCCGGCCTCGTCCGAGCCCCGGGGCCCCGCACTGCCCCAGGAGCAGGAGGAACGCCGGAAGCTGGGTGAGGCGGCTgagggaggagggcggggcgCGGGGGCCTCTGCGGGGGTGAATGACCCACTCCACCCTGTCATCCCCAGTCCTGATGCCCCGGCGCTGGCGGGTGGGGTCCCCAGCTCACCCGGAGCAGGGGCCCCAGCAGTGCGGGCAGCgtcgggagggggcgggggcagaggggGCGAGCCACACACGGCGGCAGCTCTTTCGCGGCTCAGACCTGCCGTCGGGCCCTCAGGATGAGCCCAGAAGCCCTCACTTGCCCTCCTCTTGCAgcatctgggggtggggggctggggcccagcctgGAAGGGCCAGGCAGGTGGCGTGTGACAGCTCTGTCCCATGCAGGCAAGGCCCACCTGAAGCGGGCCATCCTGGGTCAGGAGGAGGCCCTGCGGCTGCATGCCGTGTGCCGGGCCCTGCGCCGGGTGGACCTGCTGCAGGTCGTGCTGGCCCAGGCGCTGCAGCGCTCTCTGGCCAAGTACTCGGAACTCGACCTCGAGGACGACTTCTGTGAGGCCGCCGAGGCCCCTGACGTCCGGCGTGAGCAGCCAGGCCCCTTGGGTGGGTGTGTCCTGGCCCCAGGGGGGCAGTGGGCGGAGGCCTCCCAGTGACCAACTTCCATTCGCCACAGAGCTATGGGCCCTCAAAGGAGGAGCAGGGCAGTTGTGGGGGGAGCCGTGATGGCAGCTCCCTTGCTCCTCcacgcccccctccccctgcacctgGGGCCCCCAAGAACCAGCCCCCGGGGCTCCTCCTGCTGGTGGTCCACAGAGGGGCCGGTGTGCACGGGCTGCACTTCGGGTCACCCACTCTGCTCTGGCCGAGCCACGCCCGGCTGCTTCCCAGGGTTCTGGGGCCGTGGGCCTCTGGCTCAGCcacaccctcccttccctccaccctttcaGCTAAGACGCAGCGGAGGCCGGAGGGCAGGCCCCCCAGCTTCTCCCGGGTGAAGGTGGCTGATATCTTCCATCGGCTGGTGAGCACCCCTC
This genomic interval carries:
- the RHPN1 gene encoding rhophilin-1 isoform X6, which encodes MVPEGRPDGAGAGEESARLQAAGSVRKGCDLLANSRHGCLQSRRAQIHQQINRELRMRTGAENLYRATSNARVRETVALELSYVNSSLQLLKEELEGLDGNVDADQPQSEGITVPMIPLGLKETKQLDWATPLKELISGHFGEDSASYEAEIRELEDLRQATRTPSRSEAGLELLTAYYNQLCFQEARFVTPARSLGLLFHWYDSLTGVPAQQRALAFEKGSVLFNIGALHTQIGARQDRSCPEGTSSAVEAFQRAAGAFSLLRENFSHAPSPDMSPASLSMLEQLMTAQAQECVFEGLSLQAPVAPPDCLAQLRLAQEAAQQVAAEYRLAHQTMAQPPVQDYVPFPWTTLVHVKAEYFRALAHYHAALALCDGAPVAEAELPALEQIFLGLPASSEPRGPALPQEQEERRKLGKAHLKRAILGQEEALRLHAVCRALRRVDLLQVVLAQALQRSLAKYSELDLEDDFCEAAEAPDVRREQPGPLAKTQRRPEGRPPSFSRVKVADIFHRLAAGLKEGDYIVSVNGQPCRWWKHADVVAQLKGVGDEAVSLQVLTPLQPGGGAEAPGSGDRRPAPWGLLRSQEECAWETPGPAQASPRPLLGWSRKAKRGKTGRRLSPAPQP
- the RHPN1 gene encoding rhophilin-1 isoform X1 — protein: MVPEGRPDGAGAGEESARLQAAGSVRKGCDLLANSRHGCLQSRRAQIHQQINRELRMRTGAENLYRATSNARVRETVALELSYVNSSLQLLKEELEGLDGNVDADQPQSEGITVPMIPLGLKETKQLDWATPLKELISGHFGEDSASYEAEIRELEDLRQATRTPSRSEAGLELLTAYYNQLCFQEARFVTPARSLGLLFHWYDSLTGVPAQQRALAFEKGSVLFNIGALHTQIGARQDRSCPEGTSSAVEAFQRAAGAFSLLRENFSHAPSPDMSPASLSMLEQLMTAQAQECVFEGLSLQAPVAPPDCLAQLRLAQEAAQQVAAEYRLAHQTMAQPPVQDYVPFPWTTLVHVKAEYFRALAHYHAALALCDGAPVAEAELPALEQIFLGLPASSEPRGPALPQEQEERRKLGKAHLKRAILGQEEALRLHAVCRALRRVDLLQVVLAQALQRSLAKYSELDLEDDFCEAAEAPDVRREQPGPLAKTQRRPEGRPPSFSRVKVADIFHRLGPLSVFSAKNRWRLAGPIHVARGEGGFGFTLRGDAPVLIAAVVPGGRAAAAGLKEGDYIVSVNGQPCRWWKHADVVAQLKGVGDEAVSLQVLTPLQPGGGAEAPGSGDRRPAPWGLLRSQEECAWETPGPAQASPRPLLGWSRKAKRGKTGRRLSPAPQP
- the RHPN1 gene encoding rhophilin-1 isoform X2: MVPEGRPDGAGAGEESARLQAAGSVRKGCDLLANSRHGCLQSRRAQIHQQINRELRMRTGAENLYRATSNARVRETVALELSYVNSSLQLLKEELEGLDGNVDADQPQSEGITVPMIPLGLKETKQLDWATPLKELISGHFGEDSASYEAEIRELEDLRQATRTPSRSEAGLELLTAYYNQLCFQEARFVTPARSLGLLFHWYDSLTGVPAQQRALAFEKGSVLFNIGALHTQIGARQDRSCPEGTSSAVEAFQRAAGAFSLLRENFSHAPSPDMSPASLSMLEQLMTAQAQECVFEGLSLQAPVAPPDCLAQLRLAQEAAQVAAEYRLAHQTMAQPPVQDYVPFPWTTLVHVKAEYFRALAHYHAALALCDGAPVAEAELPALEQIFLGLPASSEPRGPALPQEQEERRKLGKAHLKRAILGQEEALRLHAVCRALRRVDLLQVVLAQALQRSLAKYSELDLEDDFCEAAEAPDVRREQPGPLAKTQRRPEGRPPSFSRVKVADIFHRLGPLSVFSAKNRWRLAGPIHVARGEGGFGFTLRGDAPVLIAAVVPGGRAAAAGLKEGDYIVSVNGQPCRWWKHADVVAQLKGVGDEAVSLQVLTPLQPGGGAEAPGSGDRRPAPWGLLRSQEECAWETPGPAQASPRPLLGWSRKAKRGKTGRRLSPAPQP
- the RHPN1 gene encoding rhophilin-1 isoform X3; translation: MVPEGRPDGAGAGEESARLQAAGSVRKGCDLLANSRHGCLQSRRAQIHQQINRELRMRTGAENLYRATSNARVRETVALELSYVNSSLQLLKEELEGLDGNVDADQPQSEGITVPMIPLGLKETKQLDWATPLKELISGHFGEDSASYEAEIRELEDLRQATRTPSRSEAGLELLTAYYNQLCFQEARFVTPARSLGLLFHWYDSLTGVPAQQRALAFEKGSVLFNIGALHTQIGARQDRSCPEGTSSAVEAFQRAAGAFSLLRENFSHAPSPDMSPASLSMLEQLMTAQAQECVFEGLSLQAPVAPPDCLAQLRLAQEAAQVAAEYRLAHQTMAQPPVQDYVPFPWTTLVHVKAEYFRALAHYHAALALCDGAPVAEAELPALEQIFLGLPASSEPRGPALPQEQEERRKLGKAHLKRAILGQEEALRLHAVCRALRRVDLLQVVLAQALQRSLAKYSELDLEDDFCEAAEAPDVRPKTQRRPEGRPPSFSRVKVADIFHRLGPLSVFSAKNRWRLAGPIHVARGEGGFGFTLRGDAPVLIAAVVPGGRAAAAGLKEGDYIVSVNGQPCRWWKHADVVAQLKGVGDEAVSLQVLTPLQPGGGAEAPGSGDRRPAPWGLLRSQEECAWETPGPAQASPRPLLGWSRKAKRGKTGRRLSPAPQP
- the RHPN1 gene encoding rhophilin-1 isoform X4; the encoded protein is MVPEGRPDGAGAGEESARLQAAGSVRKGCDLLANSRHGCLQSRRAQIHQQINRELRMRTGAENLYRATSNARVRETVALELSYVNSSLQLLKEELEGLDGNVDADQPQSEGITVPMIPLGLKETKQLDWATPLKELISGHFGEDSASYEAEIRELEDLRQEARFVTPARSLGLLFHWYDSLTGVPAQQRALAFEKGSVLFNIGALHTQIGARQDRSCPEGTSSAVEAFQRAAGAFSLLRENFSHAPSPDMSPASLSMLEQLMTAQAQECVFEGLSLQAPVAPPDCLAQLRLAQEAAQQVAAEYRLAHQTMAQPPVQDYVPFPWTTLVHVKAEYFRALAHYHAALALCDGAPVAEAELPALEQIFLGLPASSEPRGPALPQEQEERRKLGKAHLKRAILGQEEALRLHAVCRALRRVDLLQVVLAQALQRSLAKYSELDLEDDFCEAAEAPDVRREQPGPLAKTQRRPEGRPPSFSRVKVADIFHRLGPLSVFSAKNRWRLAGPIHVARGEGGFGFTLRGDAPVLIAAVVPGGRAAAAGLKEGDYIVSVNGQPCRWWKHADVVAQLKGVGDEAVSLQVLTPLQPGGGAEAPGSGDRRPAPWGLLRSQEECAWETPGPAQASPRPLLGWSRKAKRGKTGRRLSPAPQP
- the RHPN1 gene encoding rhophilin-1 isoform X7; the protein is MRTGAENLYRATSNARVRETVALELSYVNSSLQLLKEELEGLDGNVDADQPQSEGITVPMIPLGLKETKQLDWATPLKELISGHFGEDSASYEAEIRELEDLRQATRTPSRSEAGLELLTAYYNQLCFQEARFVTPARSLGLLFHWYDSLTGVPAQQRALAFEKGSVLFNIGALHTQIGARQDRSCPEGTSSAVEAFQRAAGAFSLLRENFSHAPSPDMSPASLSMLEQLMTAQAQECVFEGLSLQAPVAPPDCLAQLRLAQEAAQQVAAEYRLAHQTMAQPPVQDYVPFPWTTLVHVKAEYFRALAHYHAALALCDGAPVAEAELPALEQIFLGLPASSEPRGPALPQEQEERRKLGKAHLKRAILGQEEALRLHAVCRALRRVDLLQVVLAQALQRSLAKYSELDLEDDFCEAAEAPDVRREQPGPLAKTQRRPEGRPPSFSRVKVADIFHRLGPLSVFSAKNRWRLAGPIHVARGEGGFGFTLRGDAPVLIAAVVPGGRAAAAGLKEGDYIVSVNGQPCRWWKHADVVAQLKGVGDEAVSLQVLTPLQPGGGAEAPGSGDRRPAPWGLLRSQEECAWETPGPAQASPRPLLGWSRKAKRGKTGRRLSPAPQP
- the RHPN1 gene encoding rhophilin-1 isoform X8 — translated: MPLALWQWLLRACPHPGDPAWVSRPNAPHSLLEWHTWSTAAPGRAGVTVSTPRPWGAPLGLWHSRGSPGRRAWHEVGWGHGTPLTSTRQATRTPSRSEAGLELLTAYYNQLCFQEARFVTPARSLGLLFHWYDSLTGVPAQQRALAFEKGSVLFNIGALHTQIGARQDRSCPEGTSSAVEAFQRAAGAFSLLRENFSHAPSPDMSPASLSMLEQLMTAQAQECVFEGLSLQAPVAPPDCLAQLRLAQEAAQQVAAEYRLAHQTMAQPPVQDYVPFPWTTLVHVKAEYFRALAHYHAALALCDGAPVAEAELPALEQIFLGLPASSEPRGPALPQEQEERRKLGKAHLKRAILGQEEALRLHAVCRALRRVDLLQVVLAQALQRSLAKYSELDLEDDFCEAAEAPDVRREQPGPLAKTQRRPEGRPPSFSRVKVADIFHRLGPLSVFSAKNRWRLAGPIHVARGEGGFGFTLRGDAPVLIAAVVPGGRAAAAGLKEGDYIVSVNGQPCRWWKHADVVAQLKGVGDEAVSLQVLTPLQPGGGAEAPGSGDRRPAPWGLLRSQEECAWETPGPAQASPRPLLGWSRKAKRGKTGRRLSPAPQP
- the RHPN1 gene encoding rhophilin-1 isoform X5; its protein translation is MVPEGRPDGAGAGEESARLQAAGSVRKGCDLLANSRHGCLQSRRAQIHQQINRELRMRTGAENLYRATSNARVRETVALELSYVNSSLQLLKEELEGLDGNVDADQPQSEGITVPMIPLGLKETKQLDWATPLKATRTPSRSEAGLELLTAYYNQLCFQEARFVTPARSLGLLFHWYDSLTGVPAQQRALAFEKGSVLFNIGALHTQIGARQDRSCPEGTSSAVEAFQRAAGAFSLLRENFSHAPSPDMSPASLSMLEQLMTAQAQECVFEGLSLQAPVAPPDCLAQLRLAQEAAQQVAAEYRLAHQTMAQPPVQDYVPFPWTTLVHVKAEYFRALAHYHAALALCDGAPVAEAELPALEQIFLGLPASSEPRGPALPQEQEERRKLGKAHLKRAILGQEEALRLHAVCRALRRVDLLQVVLAQALQRSLAKYSELDLEDDFCEAAEAPDVRREQPGPLAKTQRRPEGRPPSFSRVKVADIFHRLGPLSVFSAKNRWRLAGPIHVARGEGGFGFTLRGDAPVLIAAVVPGGRAAAAGLKEGDYIVSVNGQPCRWWKHADVVAQLKGVGDEAVSLQVLTPLQPGGGAEAPGSGDRRPAPWGLLRSQEECAWETPGPAQASPRPLLGWSRKAKRGKTGRRLSPAPQP